A single window of Salvia splendens isolate huo1 chromosome 8, SspV2, whole genome shotgun sequence DNA harbors:
- the LOC121744539 gene encoding myosin-10-like: MAEEALTSQEIPAAKLVEEAQSNGVPIKIIEENTECKTEEGKKDEGFVKVEKDSETDSAAEKKPEASRELVEGQERVKELEEELKRISDVVKRAGEENMVLKDKLLQTEEHLQVTKESHIEIALNNEKLVEAEERHKEQLKALEEELKGREDEQKELADVKESFGRAGLELEASSKKIEELQVLLELSSGEAKKFEDLHNESGLLAESEAKKALELERLLEAAKASAKETEDELKSLSEKVDEGKKVEEELKRLRDELATVQGELELSKSQVEDVEKRLASKEALISETTQELELAKAAESAAKQQIASLETLQAESMENLQVKVSQLEASQSELKEVVNAKLEVEELLKGQETKMVALQEDLEKLSKEKQALEDAVSDLTSNSVQLKELCNDLEAKLQQSDDNFCKADALLAEAVANSKELEAKLKTIEELHTESGHAVTSAKQRHVELESTGEALRAEVEEARSKLSESETNRIAAEQRTVELEQLLNLEELKSHDYQRELRELSEKLSELDSELKKEVGEKQQLGIQLQEFQAKTAQLESELSTSTARTSELELELKNVADKCVEQEGRASTIDQRRIELESLIQASDLKAVEAANKVSEFELLLETEKYRIKELEEQIALLEKKCEDVEAESSKGNQKASELESELEAVRLKASTLEEALQASTEKEKELSDSINLTTEENNSFKDSSRALNEKLSEVENLLSVLQEELNTSQQKLESVEKDLKETESRKAEVIEKLKLAEEQLEQATARTTELESSHETLSRDADLKMQEAVANFSSRDSEAKALHEKVQDLENQLKSYQVQLAEATEKYETASKELEQILSKLASSEDINEGLKVKILEAEGKAESYVSENAVLSEKNAQLNEKVQELEEKLNVTVSEKEISSLQLASHLSSITELTEQHSRVSELHSAAQAQLEEALQKCSLRESEAKDLHEKLQAYEEQVKTYEAQGQEASALVKSRELELESILLKSKDLDSELERSSSQFKKEIEVLTEANSKLTHDLASIRSELDDLHTKYSVVSSEKDDTVKELDAARKEIEELTQQLTSEGQKLQSQISSVMEENNFLNQKFQTSKKDLQAIIVQLEEQLKEQKSNEGALNAKVEALSSEVLQKDELQNRLKEVEEQLATAEARLKEENKLTSENNLKQEAALKSSCDELEAKKKELELLQRQVKDLEQKSQLADAKSKEKDAGAASEHKDETITSREIDLSTATPSKRKSKKKTETASAPAPAPAPALSSDAHIQTGEASAGLNLKFVLGVALVSIIFGIILGKRY, from the exons CTGCGGAGAAAAAACCGGAAGCATCTCGTGAGTTGGTTGAAGGTCAAGAGAGAGTCAAAGAGCTTGAAGAAGAACTGAAGAGAATCTCTGATGTGGTTAAGAGAGCCGGAGAGGAAAACATGGTCCTCAAAGACAAGCTCTTGCAGACAGAAGAGCATCTTCAGGTAACCAAGGAGAGTCATATTGAGATTGCACTTAACAACGAGAAACTGGTGGAGGCTGAGGAGAGGCACAAGGAGCAGCTCAAGGCATTGGAGGAGGAACTGAAAGGTCGCGAAGACGAGCAGAAGGAGCTGGCCGATGTGAAGGAGTCATTTGGTCGTGCCGGCCTTGAGCTCGAGGCCTCAAGCAAGAAGATTGAAGAGCTTCAGGTGCTGTTGGAGTTATCGTCCGGAGAAGCTAAAAAGTTTGAGGACTTGCATAATGAGAGTGGTTTACTTGCTGAGTCGGAGGCGAAGAAGGCGTTGGAGCTGGAGAGGCTGCTTGAGGCGGCAAAAGCTAGTGCTAAAGAGACGGAAGATGAGCTGAAAAGCTTGTCTGAGAAGGTCGATGAGGGTAAGAAAGTGGAGGAGGAACTCAAGAGATTGAGAGATGAGCTTGCCACTGTTCAGGGAGAATTGGAACTTTCAAAATCACAGGTGGAAGATGTGGAGAAGAGGCTAGCTTCGAAAGAGGCTCTCATTAGCGAAACGACACAAGAACTCGAGCTTGCAAAGGCTGCTGAATCTGCAGCCAAGCAACAGATTGCCTCACTTGAGACTTTGCAGGCTGAAAGCATGGAGAATCTCCAAGTGAAAGTATCCCAGCTTGAGGCTTCACAGTCAGAATTGAAGGAGGTTGTTAATGCGAAGCTCGAGGTTGAAGAGCTGCTGAAAGGCCAGGAAACAAAGATGGTTGCCCTACAGGAAGATCTAGAAAAACTGAGCAAAGAGAAACAAGCACTGGAAGATGCTGTCTCTGATCTCACTAGCAATTCTGTTCAGTTGAAGGAGCTATGTAACGACCTTGAGGCTAAGCTGCAGCAGTCGGACGATAATTTTTGCAAAGCGGATGCTCTTCTAGCAGAAGCAGTGGCGAACAGCAAAGAGCTCGAGGCAAAACTAAAAACCATTGAAGAGCTTCACACCGAGTCTGGTCATGCTGTCACAAGTGCTAAACAGAGACACGTAGAGCTCGAGAGCACGGGGGAGGCCTTGAGGGCGGAAGTTGAAGAAGCAAGATCGAAGCTCAGTGAATCTGAGACCAACCGCATTGCTGCAGAACAGAGGACGGTCGAGCTAGAGCAGCTACTAAATTTGGAAGAGTTGAAAAGCCACGACTATCAGAGGGAGTTGAGAGAGTTATCTGAGAAACTATCTGAACTTGACTCTGAGTTGAAGAAGGAAGTAGGAGAGAAGCAGCAATTAGGCATCCAGTTGCAAGAATTTCAGGCCAAGACAGCTCAACTGGAGTCTGAATTGAGCACGTCTACTGCTCGTACTTCTGAGCTCGAGTTAGAATTAAAGAATGTCGCAGACAAATGTGTCGAGCAGGAGGGGCGAGCAAGCACAATTGATCAGCGCCGCATCGAACTTGAGAGTTTAATCCAGGCATCTGATTTAAAAGCAGTGGAAGCTGCGAACAAGGTCAGTGAGTTCGAGTTACTTCTCGAAACAGAAAAGTATAGGATCAAGGAGCTAGAGGAGCAAATAGCCTTGCTGGAGAAGAAGTGTGAGGATGTGGAGGCAGAATCCTCGAAAGGCAATCAAAAGGCGTCTGAACTCGAATCCGAACTTGAGGCAGTCCGGTTGAAAGCATCAACCCTAGAGGAAGCACTTCAAGCATCCACAGAAAAGGAAAAGGAGTTGAGTGATTCCATTAACTTAACCACAGAAGAGAACAACAGCTTCAAAGATTCGTCAAGAGCCTTAAACGAAAAGCTATCCGAGGTTGAGAATCTGCTCAGCGTGTTGCAGGAAGAACTCAATACCTCACAACAGAAGCTGGAAAGCGTTGAGAAGGATCTAAAAGAAACTGAGTCGAGGAAGGCTGAGGTTATCGAGAAGCTTAAGCTGGCCGAGGAGCAGCTGGAGCAAGCGACTGCAAGAACCACGGAACTTGAGTCGTCTCATGAAACACTATCAAGGGATGCAGACCTGAAAATGCAGGAGGCAGTTGCTAATTTCTCAAGCAGAGATTCGGAGGCGAAAGCCTTGCATGAGAAGGTGCAGGATCTCGAAAATCAACTGAAAAGTTATCAAGTGCAGCTGGCAGAAGCAACGGAGAAATATGAAACTGCAAGTAAAGAGCTTGAACAGATTTTATCGAAGTTGGCTTCTTCCGAAGACATCAATGAAGGGCTGAAAGTGAAGATCCTTGAGGCGGAAGGGAAAGCTGAGTCGTACGTCTCAGAGAATGCAGTCTTATCCGAAAAGAATGCGCAGCTCAATGAGAAGGTTCAAGAACTTGAAGAAAAGCTAAATGTTACAGTTTCTGAGAAGGAAATCTCCTCACTGCAGCTTGCTTCGCACTTGAGCAGCATCACTGAACTGACTGAGCAGCACTCGAGGGTCTCTGAACTTCATTCTGCAGCTCAAgctcagttggaagaagctctacaaaaatGTAGTCTAAGAGAGTCGGAAGCAAAGGATTTGCACGAGAAGCTTCAGGCTTACGAAGAACAGGTGAAAACTTACGAAGCACAGGGTCAAGAAGCTTCAGCACTTGTGAAAAGCCGCGAACTAGAGCTGGAAAGTATCCTTTTGAAGTCCAAGGATTTGGATAGTGAACTGGAGAGAAGCTCTAGCCAGTTTAAGAAGGAGATTGAAGTGCTAACCGAAGCAAACTCAAAACTCACTCATGATCTGGCTTCCATCCGATCCGAGCTAGATGATTTACATACAAAATACTCTGTTGTTTCATCAGAGAAAGATGATACAGTTAAAGAACTAGATGCTGCTAGGAAAGAAATCGAAGAGCTGACTCAACAGCTTACTTCCGAAGGCCAAAAGCTGCAATCACAG ATATCTTCTGTGATGGAAGAGAACAATTTCCTAAATCAGAAATTCCAAACCTCCAAGAAGGATCTTCAAGCAATCATAGTACAACTCGAAGAGCAACTGAAGGAACAGAAATCAAACGAGGGTGCATTGAATGCTAAGGTGGAAGCTCTCAGCTCTGAAGTTCTCCAGAAAGATGAGTTGCAGAATCGTCTGAAGGAGGTCGAAGAACAGTTGGCGACTGCAGAGGCGCGGTTAAAGGAAGAG AACAAGCTGACTTCCGAAAACAACCTGAAACAAGAAGCTGCTTTGAAAAGTTCATGCGACGAACTTGAAGCCAAGAAAAAGGAATTAGAACTCCTACAGAGACAAGTGAAAGATCTTGAGCAGAAGTCTCAGCTTGCTGATGCCAAATCTAAAGAAAAG GACGCTGGAGCAGCCTCGGAACACAAGGACGAAACCATAACATCGCGGGAAATAGACCTTTCCACAGCCACTCCTTCGAAGAGAAAGAGCAAGAAAAAAACTGAGACGGCTTCAGCTCCAGCTCCAGCTCCAGCTCCAGCATTGTCCTCAGATGCACACATTCAAACTGGTGAGGCATCTGCTGGATTGAACTTGAAGTTCGTTTTAGGTGTGGCTCTTGTCTCAATCATCTTTGGCATTATTCTTGGCAAAAGATATTGA
- the LOC121743831 gene encoding OVARIAN TUMOR DOMAIN-containing deubiquitinating enzyme 11-like, with the protein MSDVYRFASASASSSSSLNSSTNDTEDDHTIAEILAEEEKISYDNRKLGKRLSHLDSIPHTPRVIGDIPDPNDATLDHERLAQRLATYSLAEMQIEGDGNCQFRALADQLYQNPDYHKFVRKQVIKQLKRHKRLYESYVPMRYKHYVRKMKRLGEWGDHVTLQAAADRFEAKICLITSFRDTGYIEILPNNRSPCRESWLSFWSEVHYNSLYQAGEVPARTHRKKHWLF; encoded by the exons ATGAGTGATGTGTATAGATTTGCAAGTGCTAGTGCGAGCTCGAGTTCGAGTTTAAATAGTAGCACAAATGATACAGAGGATGATCACACCATTGCTGAGATATTGGCTGAGGAGGAGAAAATAAGCTATGATAATCGCAAGCTTGGCAAGCGGCTCTCTCATTTGGACTCGATACCG CACACTCCTCGGGTCATTGGTGATATACCCGATCCAAATGATGCGACCTTGGACCATGAGAGGCTAGCTCAAAG GCTGGCAACATATAGCTTAGCTGAAATGCAAATCGAGGGAGACGGGAATTGTCAG TTTCGAGCCCTCGCTGATCAGTTATATCAGAATCCAGACTACCACAAGTTTGTCCGGAAGCAAGTTATCAAGCAG CTTAAAAGGCACAAAAGACTATACGAAAGTTATGTTCCGATGAGGTACAAACACTATGTGAGGAAGATGAAAAG GCTGGGCGAATGGGGAGATCATGTTACTCTACAAGCAGCTGCAGATCGA TTTGAAGCCAAAATATGTTTGATCACCTCCTTCCGCGACACCGGCTACATTGAGATCCTCCCAAACAACAGAAGTCCATGTAGAG AGTCGTGGCTAAGCTTTTGGAGCGAAGTTCACTACAATTCATTGTATCAAGCAGGAG AGGTTCCTGCAAGAACACACAGGAAAAAGCATTGGCTCTTCTAA
- the LOC121744795 gene encoding protein PAT1 homolog 1-like, with translation MERSGWRDLNDFADRTSSSISDAALFDASQYTFFGKGGVDEVELGGFEDEYGSASGVEGGIGGEDDLNEYHLFDKDEGSGLGQLSDIDDLATTFAKLNKVVSGPRHPGVIGDRGSGSFSRESSSATEWAREADFPDWGDHHMSDSEYYEENKRWSSQPHISSLYRRESTPLYRTSSYPEQQQPLQHCSSEPILVPKSSFTSFPPPGSQQASPNSAHHFSSSSLSGGPQLPFSSSSNSSLANSALLLSGMPRGYHYNPNMSRLSSPNISRHNQLQNQWSSHAGVLHGDQSILLNNIMQHQYQNGLLPSHLLSPQQQRGQLSIQPSLPHFSALQSQIYSTYPSPSQLNKYGLTDKKEAKPKSGKSRHSVRFSHQGSDTSSHKNETNIPQIRSKYMTPEEIESILKMQLAATHGSDPYVDDYYHQARLAKKSAETRSRFRFCPSHLKEQSSRSRNSSELQPHLHVDAHGRVCFSSIRRPHPLLEVDPPPSTCGDSNAELKSSEKPLEEEPMLAARVTIEDGLSLLLEVDDIDRLLQFTQPQDGGSQLRRKRHVLLEGLAASLQLVDPLGKSGNAVGLSPKDDIVFLRIVSMSKGRKLISKLLQLLIPGSELCRIVCMAIFRHLRFLFGGLPSDEEATISINDLAKRVSLCVSGMDLNSLSACLAAVVCSSEQPPLRPLGSSAGDGASVILKSVLERGTNLLRDPQFDGNYSIPNPALWQASFDAFFGLLTKYCVSKYDSIVHSLVVQSAPNTDTIGPEAAKAVSREMPVELLRASLPHTDESQKKLLLNFAQRSMPVTGFNPPGGNSGQINPESVRG, from the exons ATGGAGAGATCTGGATGGAGAGATCTCAACGACTTCGCTGACCGTACCAGCAGCTCAATTTCTG ATGCGGCGCTGTTTGATGCGTCCCAATATACTTTTTTTGGGAAAGGTGGGGTGGATGAAGTGGAATTGGGGGGATTTGAAGATGAATATGGCTCTGCGTCTGGAGTTGAAGGGGGAATTGGTGGGGAAGATGATCTGAATGAGTATCATCTGTTTGACAAAGATGAG GGATCGGGATTAGGACAATTATCTGATATTGATGACCTGGCTACTACATTTGCTAAG TTAAACAAAGTTGTTTCTGGACCTAGGCATCCTGGTGTTATTGGTGATCGAGGATCTGGATCTTTCTCAAGGGAGA GCTCATCAGCTACTGAATGGGCACGGGAAGCAGATTTTCCCGATTGGGGTGACCATCACATGTCAGACTCGGAATACTATGAGGAAAACAAGAGGTGGTCATCACAGCCACATATCTCTTCATTATACCGCCGAGAATCTACACCATTATATAGAACATCATCATATCCTGAGCAGCAGCAACCGCTGCAACACTGTTCTAGTGAGCCCATTTTAGTCCCAAAATCATCTTTCACTTCTTTCCCTCCACCAGGATCACAACAAGCTTCACCAAATAGTGCTCATCATTTTAGTTCGTCGTCTCTTTCTGGTGGACCCCAGTTGCCATTTTCTTCTTCGAGCAACTCCTCATTAGCTAATTCTGCTCTTCTTTTGTCTGGCATGCCACGTGGATACCATTATAACCCAAACATGTCACGATTATCCTCACCTAACATCTCACGTCACAACCAACTTCAGAATCAATGGAGTAGTCATGCTGGCGTTCTTCATGGTGATCAGTCTATTCTCTTAAACAATATAATGCAGCATCAGTATCAAAATGGGTTATTACCATCACATCTGCTGTCCCCACAGCAGCAGAGAGGACAGCTTTCAATCCAACCATCATTACCCCATTTTTCAGCATTACAGTCTCAAATATATAGCACCTACCCATCTCCTTCACAGCTAAACAAGTATGGATTAACAGACAAGAAAGAAGCCAAACCTAAATCTGGAAAGAGCAGACATTCTGTCAGATTTTCCCATCAAGGGTCTGATACTAGCAGCCATAAGAATGAGACTAATATTCCACAAATTAGATCTAAGTACATGACTCCCGAGGAGATTGAAAGCATTCTTAAGATGCAGCTTGCTGCTACGCATGGCAGTGATCCATATGTAGATGATTATTACCATCAAGCGAGACTTGCTAAGAAATCTGCTGAAACAAGGTCAAGGTTTCGTTTTTGCCCATCTCACCTGAAGGAACAATCTTCCCGTTCCCGTAACAGTTCTGAACTACAGCCACATCTCCATGTTGATGCTCATGGAAGGGTTTGTTTCTCTTCAATTCGCAGGCCACATCCTCTTCTTGAAGTTGATCCTCCTCCCTCTACTTGTGGGGATAGTAATGCTGAACTGAAATCATCTGAGAAGCCTTTGGAAGAGGAACCAATGCTTGCTGCTAGGGTAACTATTGAAGATGGCTTGAGTCTTCTTCTTGAGGTCGATGACATTGATCGGCTGTTACAGTTCACTCAACCCCAAGATGGTGGGAGCCAGCTTAGGCGGAAACGCCATGTTCTATTAGAAGGATTAGCTGCGTCTCTTCAGTTAGTTGATCCACTGGGAAAAAGTGGAAATGCGGTTGGGCTCTCCCCCAAGGATGATATAGTGTTTCTACGTATAGTTTCCATGTCCAAAGGCCGGAAACTTATTTCAAAGCTTCTTCAGCTTCTCATACCTGGTAGCGAGCTGTGTCGAATAGTTTGCATGGCCATTTTCCGCCATTTAAGATTTTTGTTCGGTGGTCTTCCCTCTGATGAAGAAGCAACTATAAGCATTAACGATCTAGCCAAAAGAGTCTCTCTATGTGTTAGTGGAATGGATCTTAATTCACTCAGTGCTTGTCTCGCAGCTGTTGTTTGTTCCTCCGAACAGCCGCCTCTTCGTCCGCTAGGCAGCTCTGCGGGAGATGGTGCTTCTGTCATTTTGAAGTCGGTTTTAGAAAGAGGCACAAACTTGTTAAGAGATCCTCAGTTTGATGGAAACTACAGCATCCCTAATCCTGCCCTTTGGCAGGCTTCCTTCGATGCCTTCTTTGGTCTCCTGACAAAATACTGTGTGAGCAAGTATGACAGTATAGTTCACTCATTAGTTGTTCAAAGTGCACCCAACACGGACACAATTGGTCCCGAGGCTGCAAAGGCTGTAAGTAGAGAGATGCCTGTGGAACTTCTACGAGCTAGTCTGCCTCATACTGATGAGAGTCAGAAGAAATTGTTACTGAATTTCGCTCAGAGGTCGATGCCCGTTACTGGATTCAATCCTCCTGGTGGAAACAGCGGGCAGATAAATCCCGAATCTGTCCGAGGCTGA
- the LOC121745487 gene encoding probable UDP-arabinose 4-epimerase 3 — translation MDFMETKRRTNLTRQLLVVAGVTALLILIINWSNSTSTSLKFSQHEPGVTHVLVTGGAGYIGSHAALRLLKDSYRVTIVDNLSRGNLGAVKVLQALYPEPGRLQFIYADLGDASVVDKIFKENAFDAVMHFAAVAYVGESTAEPLRYYHNITSNTLVVVKAMAAHGVKTLIYSSTCATYGEPEKMPITEVTPQVPINPYGKAKKMAEDMILDYSKTSDMAVMILRYFNVIGSDPEGRLGEAPRPELREQGRISGACFDAARGIIPGLKIRGSDYNTADGTCVRDYIDVSDLIDAHVKALAHANPKKVGIYNVGTGKGSSVNEFVAACKRATGVNIKVEYLSRRPGDYAEVYSDPSKIWNDLGWKARYTNLEDSLSTAWRWQKAHTNGYNT, via the exons ATGGATTTCATGGAAACGAAACGACGAACCAACTTAACTAGGCAGCTTCTCGTGGTGGCCGGAGTCACTGCACTTCTCATTCTCATCATCAATTGGTCTAATAGCACTTCAACTTCTCTCAAG TTCTCTCAGCACGAGCCTGGAGTCACACATGTGCTAGTGACCGGAGGGGCGGGCTACATAGGCTCCCACGCAGCTCTTCGCCTCCTAAAAGACTCATACCGCGTGACTATAGTG GATAATCTCTCCCGTGGCAACCTTGGCGCCGTTAAGGTCCTCCAGGCGCTCTACCCTGAGCCCGGGCGTCTCCAGTTCATCTATGCCGATTTAGGAGATGCATCtgtg GTGGACAAAATATTCAAAGAGAATGCATTTGATGCTGTGATGCATTTTGCTGCTGTGGCCTATGTTGGCGAAAGCACGGCCGAGCCTCTGAG GTACTATCACAACATCACCTCAAACACCCTCGTGGTGGTGAAGGCTATGGCGGCCCACGGAGTCAAGACTCTGATCTATTCGAGCACTTGCGCGACGTATGGCGAGCCCGAGAAGATGCCTATTACGGAGGTTACTCCACAG GTACCTATAAATCCGTACGGGAAGGCCAAGAAGATGGCGGAGGACATGATTTTGGACTACTCGAAGACCTCGGACATGGCCGTGATGATCTTGAGGTACTTCAACGTGATCGGGTCCGACCCCGAGGGGAGGCTCGGGGAGGCGCCTCGGCCCGAGCTGCGCGAGCAAGGGAGGATCTCGGGCGCTTGCTTTGATGCTGCTAGAGGCATAATCCCCGGCTTAAAG ATCAGAGGAAGTGACTACAACACAGCGGATGGAACTTGTGTGAGGGACTACATAGATGTGAGTGACCTAATAGACGCACACGTCAAGGCTCTGGCACATGCCAACCCCAAGAAAGTCGGAATCTACAATGTTGGCACGGGAAAAG GTAGCTCGGTGAACGAGTTTGTGGCGGCTTGCAAGAGGGCGACGGGTGTGAACATCAAGGTGGAGTACCTGAGCCGGAGGCCCGGGGACTACGCGGAGGTGTACAGCGATCCTTCCAAGATTTGGAACGACCTGGGATGGAAGGCCAGGTACACGAATCTTGAAGACAGTTTGTCGACTGCTTGGAGATGGCAGAAGGCACACACCAATGGCTACAACACTTGA
- the LOC121744793 gene encoding uncharacterized oxidoreductase At1g06690, chloroplastic-like has product MALHLSNACFSAISRGSKVGAVRAVASEQGSVSVKTAEVEKLSLGGSQQQVTRIGIGAWSWGDTSYWNNFEWDDRKMKAAKAAFDTSVDCGITFFDTAEVYGSRMSFGAISSETLLGRFIKERKQMDPEVEIAVATKFAALPWRLGRESVVSALKESLSRLQLPCVELYQLHWPGIWGNEGYIDGLADAVEQGLVKAIGVSNYSEKRLRAAHEQLKKRGIPLASNQVNYSLIYRLPEENGVKSTCDELGITLIAYSPIAQGALTGKYTPSNTPSGPRGRIYTSEFMSKLQPLINRIKEIGES; this is encoded by the exons ATGGCTTTGCATTTGAGCAACGCTTGCTTCTCTGCGATAAGCAGGGGCAGTAAAGTTGGTGCAGTGAGAGCTGTGGCTTCTGAGCAAGGGAGTGTTTCGGTGAAGACAGCTGAGGTAGAAAAATTGAGTCTTGGAGGTTCCCAACAGCAAGTGACCCGGATTGGAATCGGAGCTTGGTCATGGGGCGACACCAGTTATTGGAATAATTTTGAATGGGATG ATAGGAAAATGAAGGCCGCCAAGGCTGCTTTTGATACCAGTGTCGATTGTGGTATAACATTTTTCGACACTGCAGAGGTTTATGGCTCTCGG ATGTCATTTGGTGCTATAAGCTCTGAAACACTTCTCGGAAG GTTCATCAAAGAAAGGAAACAAATGGATCCAGAGGTGGAAATTGCTGTTGCTACTAAATTTGCAGCTCTACCGTGGAGGCTTGGACGCGAAAGTGTTGTTTCTGCTCTGAAGGAGTCTCTATCTCGTCTGCAGCTGCCGTGTGTGGAGCTCTACCAGCTACATTG GCCGGGGATCTGGGGAAACGAAG GATACATCGATGGTCTAGCAGATGCCGTGGAGCAAGGCCTTGTAAAAGCCATTGGAGTCTCAAACTATAGTG AGAAGCGCCTTCGTGCTGCACACGAGCAACTTAAGAAGAGAGGTATACCTCTTGCTTCAAACCAAGTGAACTACAGCCTCATATATCGACTCCCAGAGGAAAACGGTGTGAAATCTACCTGTGATGAGCTCGGGATCACATTGATCGCGTATTCACCAATCGCTCAAG GTGCTCTAACGGGGAAATATACTCCGAGCAACACGCCATCTGGCCCTAGAGGCCGGATTTACACCTCCGAGTTCATGTCAAAA CTGCAACCCCTTATAAACCGGATCAAGGAGATAGGCGAGAGCTAA